One Mycolicibacterium parafortuitum DNA segment encodes these proteins:
- a CDS encoding nucleotide sugar dehydrogenase, translating into MARGAFGRSDAEIDLLVRGMRSGIAVVGFGYIGTVIGAVLADRGWPVTGIDVRQSVVDDINMGRTAVAEPGLSEMVANAVRMGRLRATTDFSAIADNDFVIVNVGTPLGPDYEPIVDDIKAAARALGEHLQPGHVVILKSTVPPDTTETLVRPILEETSGLRAGVDFGLAFCPERLAEGQAIHELTSIPVVVGAVDECSARACATLWRHALGVESVIVEDPRTAEMVKLADNVWVDLNVALANELAKICDKLGMDALQVIDAANTMPKGSGPVNILRPSMGVGGYCLTKDPWFVNHLGQSLGLDLSIPRTSRTVNDTMPGYSYSLLEQLLADQGKTVAQSRVAVLGIAFKNNTGDCRLTPTKYIVSLLEESGCELSIHDPWVADEEALSVTSIPMTADIESTVKDADALVVLAGHREFHRIPLTRLAELTTPKCVFLDGRNSFDPAAVRAAGFIYKGIGR; encoded by the coding sequence ATGGCTAGGGGCGCGTTCGGACGCAGCGACGCCGAGATCGATCTGTTGGTGCGCGGCATGCGGTCGGGGATCGCCGTCGTCGGTTTCGGCTATATCGGCACCGTGATCGGTGCCGTGCTCGCCGACCGAGGTTGGCCGGTGACCGGAATCGATGTCCGGCAGAGTGTCGTCGACGACATCAACATGGGCAGGACTGCGGTCGCCGAGCCCGGGCTCAGCGAGATGGTGGCCAACGCCGTGCGGATGGGCCGGTTGCGCGCCACAACGGATTTCAGCGCGATCGCCGACAACGATTTCGTCATCGTGAACGTCGGCACCCCGCTGGGCCCCGACTACGAACCCATCGTCGACGACATCAAGGCAGCGGCGCGCGCCCTTGGTGAGCACCTGCAGCCCGGCCACGTGGTGATCCTCAAGAGCACAGTGCCCCCGGACACCACCGAGACTCTCGTCCGTCCGATCCTCGAAGAAACCTCAGGTTTGCGCGCCGGTGTCGACTTCGGCCTCGCGTTCTGCCCCGAGCGGCTCGCCGAAGGCCAGGCGATCCATGAGCTGACCTCGATACCGGTGGTCGTCGGCGCGGTGGACGAGTGCAGTGCCCGCGCCTGCGCCACGTTGTGGCGGCACGCCCTCGGGGTGGAATCTGTCATCGTCGAGGACCCGCGTACCGCCGAGATGGTCAAGCTCGCCGACAACGTCTGGGTTGATCTGAACGTCGCCCTGGCCAACGAACTCGCGAAAATCTGCGACAAGCTCGGGATGGATGCCCTTCAGGTCATCGACGCGGCCAACACCATGCCCAAGGGGAGCGGCCCGGTCAACATCCTGCGTCCGAGCATGGGGGTCGGGGGGTATTGCCTGACCAAAGATCCGTGGTTCGTCAACCACCTGGGACAGTCGCTCGGGCTGGACCTGTCGATCCCGCGTACCTCCCGGACCGTCAACGACACCATGCCCGGCTATTCCTACAGCCTGCTCGAACAGCTTCTCGCCGACCAGGGCAAGACCGTGGCGCAGAGCAGGGTCGCGGTGTTGGGAATCGCGTTCAAGAACAACACCGGCGACTGCCGGCTCACACCGACGAAGTACATCGTCTCGCTGCTCGAGGAGTCGGGCTGCGAACTCTCGATCCACGATCCGTGGGTGGCCGACGAGGAAGCGCTGTCGGTGACCAGCATTCCGATGACCGCTGACATCGAGTCGACGGTCAAGGATGCCGACGCGCTGGTGGTCCTTGCCGGACACCGTGAGTTCCACCGCATTCCGTTGACGCGGCTCGCGGAGCTGACCACACCGAAGTGTGTGTTCCTCGACGGGCGCAACAGCTTCGACCCAGCGGCGGTGCGCGCGGCCGGTTTCATCTACAAGGGGATCGGCCGCTGA
- a CDS encoding NAD-dependent epimerase/dehydratase family protein, whose product MSNVVVTGGYGFVGTHLVTALLKRGDSVTVFDYAKNTRDTSLGFDGHPGFRFVQGDVTDPQALAAAITPDVDTVFHLASVVGVNKYVENPLRVVDVSVIGTRNVLELCHKHGARLVFTSTSEVFGKNPNTPWAEDDDRVLGSTRTARWSYSTSKAMAEHMVFGMHDAYGLPVTVVRFFNVYGPRQNPIFVISKSIHRILNGREPLLYDSGDQTRCFTYVDDAIAGTLLAADSDAAIGEVFNIGSMTETTMRDAVDLAIKIANVDSVSSTAAFDTVKSYGARYEDIPRRVPDSTKAQRVLGWRLQVDLEEGLRRTIDWARANPWYLEESGADTT is encoded by the coding sequence ATGTCCAACGTCGTCGTCACGGGCGGCTACGGTTTCGTCGGTACCCACCTGGTCACCGCGTTGCTCAAGCGCGGAGACTCGGTCACGGTCTTCGACTACGCGAAGAACACCCGCGACACCAGCCTCGGCTTCGACGGGCATCCCGGCTTCCGGTTCGTCCAGGGGGATGTGACCGATCCGCAGGCACTCGCCGCGGCGATCACACCTGATGTCGACACGGTGTTCCACCTGGCCTCGGTGGTCGGCGTCAACAAGTACGTCGAGAACCCGTTACGGGTCGTCGATGTCAGCGTGATCGGCACCCGCAACGTCCTTGAGCTGTGCCACAAGCACGGCGCCAGGCTGGTCTTCACCAGCACCTCCGAGGTGTTCGGGAAGAATCCCAACACACCATGGGCCGAGGACGACGATCGTGTACTCGGCTCCACCAGAACCGCCCGGTGGAGCTACAGCACCAGCAAGGCGATGGCCGAGCACATGGTGTTCGGCATGCACGACGCCTACGGGTTGCCGGTGACCGTCGTGCGCTTCTTCAACGTGTATGGGCCGCGCCAGAATCCGATCTTCGTGATCTCCAAGAGCATCCACCGGATCCTCAACGGCCGTGAACCGTTGCTCTACGACTCTGGCGACCAGACCAGGTGTTTCACCTACGTCGACGATGCGATCGCCGGCACACTGCTGGCCGCCGACAGCGATGCGGCGATCGGCGAGGTCTTCAACATCGGCAGCATGACCGAGACCACGATGCGTGACGCCGTCGATCTGGCGATCAAGATCGCCAATGTGGATTCGGTGTCGAGCACCGCGGCCTTCGACACCGTGAAAAGCTACGGTGCGCGCTACGAGGACATCCCGCGCCGCGTCCCCGATTCCACGAAGGCACAGCGCGTCCTCGGTTGGCGGCTGCAGGTCGACCTCGAGGAAGGACTCCGCAGGACCATCGACTGGGCGCGCGCCAATCCGTGGTACCTCGAGGAATCCGGCGCGGACACCACCTGA
- a CDS encoding glycosyltransferase, which translates to MKVLLASWGSRGEIEPVAAVARELTYRGHDVQIAVPPDLVEFTASAGLNAVAYGPHWHPFSDAYRDYWSSFFRQPWRIPKLGRMWREVSDPLMKARPQISDRLCALAQGADLLLTGMNFEETAANVAEYHGIPLATLHWFPFRPNRYLMPFLPSTLGAPAMMTFEWLSYLGAKRTEDAQRRRLGLTKVNTPWQSRIARRGSLEIQGYDEACFSGLADEWSQWNAQRPPRRPFVGTLALELATDSDEEVLSWIAAGAPPIFFGFGSMPLTSPADTIQMIATTCSRLGQRALIGTAGGDYGDLPQFEHVKVVGVVNFAAIFPVCRAVVHHGGAGTTAASLRAGVPALILSMDLNQALWGRQMKKLGVGATRLFSNTTEESLLKDLRRILAPKYAKAARDVASQMTKPNESAVVAADLVEEYVRAKSVGSS; encoded by the coding sequence ATGAAAGTATTGCTGGCAAGCTGGGGGAGTCGCGGCGAGATCGAGCCGGTGGCAGCTGTTGCCCGTGAGCTGACGTACCGCGGGCACGATGTGCAGATCGCGGTTCCGCCGGATCTGGTCGAGTTCACGGCGTCTGCGGGCCTAAATGCGGTCGCATACGGGCCGCACTGGCATCCGTTCAGTGACGCGTACCGCGACTACTGGTCGTCGTTCTTCCGCCAGCCGTGGCGAATTCCGAAGTTGGGCCGGATGTGGCGAGAGGTTTCGGATCCTCTGATGAAGGCCCGGCCACAGATCAGTGACCGGCTCTGCGCGCTCGCGCAGGGAGCCGACCTGCTCCTCACCGGGATGAACTTCGAAGAGACAGCGGCCAACGTCGCCGAGTATCACGGCATTCCGCTGGCGACCTTGCACTGGTTCCCATTTCGTCCCAACAGGTATCTGATGCCGTTCCTGCCGTCGACGCTGGGCGCACCCGCGATGATGACGTTCGAATGGCTGTCCTATCTGGGGGCGAAACGAACCGAGGATGCCCAGCGACGCCGACTGGGGCTGACGAAGGTCAACACCCCTTGGCAGTCGCGCATCGCCAGGCGCGGGTCCTTGGAGATCCAAGGCTATGACGAGGCGTGCTTTTCGGGGCTGGCCGACGAATGGTCACAGTGGAACGCACAACGCCCCCCGCGCAGACCGTTCGTCGGGACGCTCGCGCTTGAGCTCGCCACCGATTCCGACGAAGAGGTCCTGTCGTGGATCGCGGCGGGCGCTCCGCCCATCTTCTTCGGGTTCGGCAGCATGCCCCTGACGTCGCCCGCCGACACGATCCAGATGATCGCGACGACGTGCTCGCGACTGGGTCAGCGTGCCCTGATCGGCACCGCGGGTGGCGATTACGGTGACCTACCTCAGTTCGAGCATGTGAAGGTCGTCGGTGTGGTGAACTTCGCAGCCATTTTCCCGGTCTGCCGCGCTGTGGTGCACCACGGCGGGGCGGGTACCACCGCCGCGAGCCTGCGCGCGGGGGTACCGGCGCTGATCTTGTCGATGGACCTCAACCAGGCGCTTTGGGGCAGGCAGATGAAGAAGCTCGGCGTGGGCGCCACGAGGTTGTTCTCGAACACCACCGAGGAGTCGCTGCTCAAAGACCTGCGCCGCATCCTGGCCCCCAAGTATGCGAAAGCGGCCCGCGATGTCGCGTCCCAGATGACCAAGCCCAACGAGAGCGCGGTGGTCGCGGCCGATCTCGTCGAGGAGTATGTCCGCGCGAAATCGGTCGGCTCATCATGA
- a CDS encoding glycosyltransferase, which yields MKFVLASWGSRGEVEPCAAVGRELVRRGHEVRMAVPPDLVSYAAAAVPDTVGFGSDLQSMMDAYRDFWTGFFRRPWQIREMNKLLHEMWQPLNESWGEMSRTLTTLTDGADLLLTSNVGFEVQAANVAEYQRIPLATLHWYPMRPNGQLAPFLPAPLARSAMATYDWLSRGGWARKVEAEQRRELGLPRAGGPWPQRVVDRDPLEIQAYDEVCFPGLADEWSKWRTQRPFVGALTLELDTDADDEVASWIGAGTPPIFFGFGSMPVESPSETLAMIASACARLGERALVCAGWDDFGSIDQYDHVKVVGVVNFAAIFPLCRAVVHHGGSGTTALGLRAGVPTLILSTDANQALWGSQIKRLKVGTGRRFSGADEETLVSDLRTILQPRYRTRVRELSTQMTKPAEGAALAAALVEDFARSKTVGVR from the coding sequence ATGAAGTTCGTACTCGCAAGTTGGGGAAGCCGCGGGGAAGTGGAGCCGTGTGCCGCGGTCGGGCGCGAGCTGGTGCGCCGGGGTCACGAGGTTCGCATGGCTGTTCCGCCAGATCTGGTGAGCTACGCCGCGGCGGCGGTGCCCGACACCGTGGGGTTCGGCTCAGATCTGCAATCGATGATGGACGCCTACCGCGATTTCTGGACGGGATTCTTTCGGCGGCCCTGGCAGATCCGCGAGATGAACAAGCTGCTGCACGAGATGTGGCAACCCCTCAACGAGAGTTGGGGCGAGATGAGCAGGACGTTGACCACGCTGACCGACGGCGCTGATCTGCTGCTCACAAGCAACGTCGGCTTCGAGGTGCAGGCCGCCAATGTCGCCGAATACCAGCGGATCCCGCTGGCGACACTCCACTGGTACCCGATGCGGCCCAACGGACAGTTGGCACCATTCCTGCCCGCGCCGCTGGCACGCTCGGCCATGGCCACCTACGACTGGCTGTCCCGCGGCGGGTGGGCGAGAAAGGTCGAGGCCGAACAACGCCGTGAACTTGGGTTGCCCAGAGCGGGCGGTCCGTGGCCACAGCGGGTTGTCGACCGGGATCCGCTGGAGATCCAGGCCTACGACGAGGTGTGCTTCCCCGGTCTGGCCGACGAGTGGTCGAAGTGGCGTACCCAGCGTCCGTTCGTCGGTGCGTTGACCCTCGAACTGGACACCGACGCCGACGACGAGGTCGCGTCCTGGATCGGTGCGGGCACTCCGCCGATCTTCTTCGGCTTCGGCAGCATGCCGGTGGAATCGCCCTCGGAGACGTTGGCGATGATCGCGTCCGCGTGTGCGCGACTCGGGGAGCGCGCTCTGGTATGCGCCGGATGGGACGACTTCGGGAGCATCGACCAGTACGACCACGTCAAGGTGGTGGGGGTGGTGAATTTCGCGGCGATCTTCCCACTGTGTCGCGCCGTCGTGCACCACGGGGGTTCAGGGACGACGGCGTTGGGGTTGCGCGCCGGGGTCCCGACACTGATCCTGTCGACCGACGCGAACCAGGCTTTGTGGGGCTCGCAGATCAAGAGACTCAAAGTCGGTACCGGACGGCGATTCTCGGGTGCCGACGAGGAGACGTTGGTCTCCGACCTGCGGACGATCCTGCAACCCCGATACCGCACCCGCGTCCGCGAGCTCTCCACTCAGATGACCAAACCCGCCGAGGGGGCAGCACTGGCGGCCGCCCTGGTCGAGGACTTCGCACGATCGAAAACGGTGGGGGTTCGATGA